A portion of the Parambassis ranga chromosome 22, fParRan2.1, whole genome shotgun sequence genome contains these proteins:
- the LOC114427058 gene encoding disheveled-associated activator of morphogenesis 1-like isoform X1, producing MVTRVKQPEGRGLSALFSCCFRKSDQPEITYCHDSINTVAVLEPTLPMPPTQELNSMFTELVDELDLTEEHRAAMFALPAEKKWHIYCSKKMDAEENKGAANCPEYYIDWLSSMAARKTLLALEDEEDQGRQKIVEGLKTALRTQPMSFVMRFMELDGLSCILNFLKSMDYETTESQIHTSLIGCIKALMNNSQGRAHVLGHCESINIIAQSLASENIKTKVAVLEILGAVCLVPGGHKKVLQAMLHYQQYASERTRFQNLLTDLDRSTGRYRDEVNLKTAIMSFINAILSQGAGETRLEFRIHVRYEFLMLGIQPVIDKLRSHENATLDRHLDFFEMLRNEDELEISKRFTDTGHIETKSASQMFELIKKNLNHSEAYPHLLSILQHCLMIPYKHNNTTLQYWVLLDRIVQQLVLQTEKGENPDVAPLEDFNVKNIVSMLVKENEVKQWKEQADKMRKEHHNLQQRFEKKERECEAKNKEKEDMMAMLNKMKDRLERESNDHKQAKQQVAELSARLQQLSSTQDAPTSRVPGGPPVFSGSFSSGSVPSIPPPPPPPPPPPPPPPAIGPPPPPGAPLGIVEKKNIPQPSNPLKSFNWSKLPESKIEGTIWKGIDDLNVYRVLDLEEFQRTFSAYQKPQQKDTEDDYILSRKVKELSVVDGRRAQNCNILLSRLKLTNEEISHAILTMDEQEDLPKDMLEQLLKFVPEKSDVELLEEHKHELDRMAKADRFLYDMSRINHYQQRLQSLYFKKKFAERLAEVKPKIKALSLASMEVVQSRSLRQLLELVLAFGNYMNKGQRGNAYGFKVSSLNKIADTKSSTDKNITLLHYMIVVLEKKYPKVASFSEELQNVPEASKVNMTDLEKDISSLRSGLKSIEAELQYQQAQTSQGPGDKFVPVVSQFITMASFSFTDVEESLSEAKELFGKALKHFGEDSSNLQPDEFFGIFDTFLISFSDTKKDNENMARRKEEEEKRASMEATLRKDREKARKAKENEQEEGGDFDDLVSALRSGEVFDKDLSKMNRRKQRKPHLYDSSRERPVSKLE from the exons ATGGTTACACGGGTGAAGCAGCCTGAGGGGCGTGGCCTGTCAGctctgttttcatgctgcttcaGAAAAAGTGACCAACCAGAGATCACTTACTGCCATGACAGCATCAACACTGTAGCTGTACTGGAGCCCACCCTGCCCATGCCTCCCACCCAGGAGCTGAACTCGATGTTTACTGAACTGGTG gATGAACTGGACCTCACAGAGGAGCACCGAGCTGCAATGTTTGCTTTGCCAGCAGAGAAAAAATGGCACATCTATTGTAGCAAGAAAATG GACGCAGAGGAGAATAAAGGAGCAGCCAACTGTCCAGAGTATTACATTGACTGGCTCAGTTCCATGGCTGCT AGGAAGACTCTGCTGGCTCTTGAGGATGAGGAAGATCAGGGAAGGCAAAAGATTGTAGAAGGTCTGAAAACAGCACTAAGGACACAGCCAATGAG TTTTGTGATGCGGTTCATGGAATTGGATGGCCTGTCTTGTATTCTAAATTTCCTCAAGTCAATGGACTACGAGACAACTGAATCTCAAATTCACACCTCACTGATCGGCTGCATCAAAGCTCTGATGAACAACTCTCAGGGAAGAGCACATGTTCTGGGACACTGTGAGAGTATCAACATTATTGCACAAAGTCTTGCCAGTGAAAACATCAAAACCAAG gtTGCAGTTTTAGAGATCCTTGGTGCAGTATGTTTGGTGCCAGGAGGCCATAAAAAAGTATTACAAGCCATGCTTCACTACCAGCAATATGCCTCTGAGAGAACTCGATTTcag AACTTGCTGACTGACCTGGACAGGTCCACAGGGCGCTACAGAGATGAGGTTAATCTAAAGACTGCCATCATGTCCTTCATCAATGCTATACTCAGCCAGGGAGCAGGAGAG ACTAGACTGGAGTTCCGTATTCATGTGCGTTATGAGTTTCTGATGTTGGGCATTCAGCCGGTCATTGACAAACTACGCTCTCATGAAAATGCCACCCTGGACAG GCATCTGGACTTCTTTGAGATGTTGAGGAATGAAGATGAGCTTGAAATATCCAAGCGGTTTACTGACACT GGCCATATAGAAACCAAAAGTGCCAGCCAGATGTTTGAGCTGATCAAGAAGAATCTGAACCACAGTGAAGCTTATCCCCACCTCCTGTCCATACTGCAGCACTGTCTGATGATACCAT aTAAACATAACAATACAACACTTCAGTACTGGGTGTTATTGGACCGGATTGTTCAGCAGCTGGTTCTGCAGACGGAGAAAGGTGAAAACCCTGATGTCGCGCCGCTGGAGGACTTTAACGTTAAAAATATTGTCTCCAT gCTGGTCAAGGAGAATGAGGTCAAACAATGGAAAGAACAAGCTGATAAAATGAGAAAAG AACATCACAACTTACAGCAGCGCtttgaaaagaaagagagggagtgtgAAGCCAAGAATAAGGAGAAAGAAGACATGATGGCGATGCTGAACAAGATGAAAGACAGGCTGGAAAGAGAAAGCAACGACCACAAGCAAGCTAAACAACAAGTTGCAGAGCTGTCTGCCCGACTCCAGCAGCTAAGCTCAACACAAGATGCACct ACCTCCAGAGTTCCAGGAGGGCCTCCAGTTTTTAGTGGTTCGTTTTCTTCTGGTTCTGttccatccatccctcctcctcctccacctccacctccacctccacctccacctcctgcaataggccccccacccccaccggGAGCACCTCTAGGAATTGTGGAGAAGAAGAATATTCCTCAGCCATCGAACCCACTTAAGTCATTCAACTGGAGCAAGCTGCCTGAG agtaaaATAGAAGGAACCATATGGAAAGGGATTGATGATCTGAATGTATATCGAGTGTTGGACCTTGAAGAGTTCCAGAGGACTTTCTCAGCCTACCAAAAGCCTCAA CAGAAGGACACTGAGGATGACTACATTTTATCTAGGAAAGTCAAGGAGCTGTCAGTGGTTGATGGTCGCCGAGCACAGAACTGTAACATCCTGCTCTCAAG GTTGAAACTGACCAATGAAGAGATCAGTCATGCAATCCTAACAATGGATGAACAGGAGGATCTTCCCAAAGATATGCTGGAGCAG ctcctTAAGTTTGTTCCTGAGAAGAGTGATGTTGAACTGTTAGAAGAGCACAAACATGAGCTGGACCGTATGGCCAAAGCTGACCGCTTCCTGTATGACATGAGCAG AATCAACCACtaccagcagaggctgcagtctCTCTACTTCAAGAAGAAGTTTGCTGAAAGACTGGCTGAGGTCAAACCTAAAATCAAAG CTCTTAGTCTTGCATCTATGGAGGTGGTACAGAGCAGATCACTGCGTCAGCTCCTAGAGCTCGTTCTGGCCTTTGGAAACTACATGAACAAAGGACAGCGAGGAAATGCCTATGGCTTTAAAGTGTCCAGTCTCAACAAGATCGCTGACACTAAGTCGAGCACTGATAA AAACATCACTCTGCTCCATTACATGATCGTTGTCCTAGAAAAGAAGTACCCTAAGGTGGCATCTTTCAGTGAAGAGCTACAGAATGTGCCAGAAGCTTCAAAAGTCAA TATGACAGATTTGGAGAAGGACATCAGCAGTCTGAGATCTGGCCTAAAGAGTATTGAAGCG GAGCTGCAGTACCAGCAGGCTCAGACCTCTCAGGGTCCTGGTGACAAGTTTGTCCCTGTGGTCAGCCAGTTCATCACTATGGCCTCGTTCAGCTTTACTGATGTAGAAGAGTCACTTAGTGAGGCCAAGGAACTG TTTGGAAAGGCACTGAAACACTTTGGAGAAGACTCGTCTAACCTGCAGCCAGATGAGTTCTTTGGAATCTTCGACACTTTCCTCATTTCCTTCTCAGACACTAAAAAGGACAACGAAAACATGGCCAGgcgtaaggaggaggaggaaaagcgGGCTTCAATGGAGGCTACG CTACGGAAAGACAGGGAGAAGGCGAGGAAAGCCAAAGAGAATGAACAAGAGGAGGGTGGGGACTTTGACGACTTGGTGTCTGCTTTGCGGTCTGGAGAGGTGTTTGACAAGGACCTGTCCAAAATGAATCGGAGAAAGCAACGCAAACCCCACTTGTATGACAGCAGCCGGGAGAGACCTGTGTCTAAACTAGAATAG
- the LOC114427058 gene encoding disheveled-associated activator of morphogenesis 1-like isoform X2: protein MVTRVKQPEGRGLSALFSCCFRKSDQPEITYCHDSINTVAVLEPTLPMPPTQELNSMFTELVDELDLTEEHRAAMFALPAEKKWHIYCSKKMDAEENKGAANCPEYYIDWLSSMAARKTLLALEDEEDQGRQKIVEGLKTALRTQPMSFVMRFMELDGLSCILNFLKSMDYETTESQIHTSLIGCIKALMNNSQGRAHVLGHCESINIIAQSLASENIKTKVAVLEILGAVCLVPGGHKKVLQAMLHYQQYASERTRFQNLLTDLDRSTGRYRDEVNLKTAIMSFINAILSQGAGETRLEFRIHVRYEFLMLGIQPVIDKLRSHENATLDRHLDFFEMLRNEDELEISKRFTDTGHIETKSASQMFELIKKNLNHSEAYPHLLSILQHCLMIPYKHNNTTLQYWVLLDRIVQQLVLQTEKGENPDVAPLEDFNVKNIVSMLVKENEVKQWKEQADKMRKEHHNLQQRFEKKERECEAKNKEKEDMMAMLNKMKDRLERESNDHKQAKQQVAELSARLQQLSSTQDAPTSRVPGGPPVFSGSFSSGSVPSIPPPPPPPPPPPPPPPAIGPPPPPGAPLGIVEKKNIPQPSNPLKSFNWSKLPESKIEGTIWKGIDDLNVYRVLDLEEFQRTFSAYQKPQKDTEDDYILSRKVKELSVVDGRRAQNCNILLSRLKLTNEEISHAILTMDEQEDLPKDMLEQLLKFVPEKSDVELLEEHKHELDRMAKADRFLYDMSRINHYQQRLQSLYFKKKFAERLAEVKPKIKALSLASMEVVQSRSLRQLLELVLAFGNYMNKGQRGNAYGFKVSSLNKIADTKSSTDKNITLLHYMIVVLEKKYPKVASFSEELQNVPEASKVNMTDLEKDISSLRSGLKSIEAELQYQQAQTSQGPGDKFVPVVSQFITMASFSFTDVEESLSEAKELFGKALKHFGEDSSNLQPDEFFGIFDTFLISFSDTKKDNENMARRKEEEEKRASMEATLRKDREKARKAKENEQEEGGDFDDLVSALRSGEVFDKDLSKMNRRKQRKPHLYDSSRERPVSKLE from the exons ATGGTTACACGGGTGAAGCAGCCTGAGGGGCGTGGCCTGTCAGctctgttttcatgctgcttcaGAAAAAGTGACCAACCAGAGATCACTTACTGCCATGACAGCATCAACACTGTAGCTGTACTGGAGCCCACCCTGCCCATGCCTCCCACCCAGGAGCTGAACTCGATGTTTACTGAACTGGTG gATGAACTGGACCTCACAGAGGAGCACCGAGCTGCAATGTTTGCTTTGCCAGCAGAGAAAAAATGGCACATCTATTGTAGCAAGAAAATG GACGCAGAGGAGAATAAAGGAGCAGCCAACTGTCCAGAGTATTACATTGACTGGCTCAGTTCCATGGCTGCT AGGAAGACTCTGCTGGCTCTTGAGGATGAGGAAGATCAGGGAAGGCAAAAGATTGTAGAAGGTCTGAAAACAGCACTAAGGACACAGCCAATGAG TTTTGTGATGCGGTTCATGGAATTGGATGGCCTGTCTTGTATTCTAAATTTCCTCAAGTCAATGGACTACGAGACAACTGAATCTCAAATTCACACCTCACTGATCGGCTGCATCAAAGCTCTGATGAACAACTCTCAGGGAAGAGCACATGTTCTGGGACACTGTGAGAGTATCAACATTATTGCACAAAGTCTTGCCAGTGAAAACATCAAAACCAAG gtTGCAGTTTTAGAGATCCTTGGTGCAGTATGTTTGGTGCCAGGAGGCCATAAAAAAGTATTACAAGCCATGCTTCACTACCAGCAATATGCCTCTGAGAGAACTCGATTTcag AACTTGCTGACTGACCTGGACAGGTCCACAGGGCGCTACAGAGATGAGGTTAATCTAAAGACTGCCATCATGTCCTTCATCAATGCTATACTCAGCCAGGGAGCAGGAGAG ACTAGACTGGAGTTCCGTATTCATGTGCGTTATGAGTTTCTGATGTTGGGCATTCAGCCGGTCATTGACAAACTACGCTCTCATGAAAATGCCACCCTGGACAG GCATCTGGACTTCTTTGAGATGTTGAGGAATGAAGATGAGCTTGAAATATCCAAGCGGTTTACTGACACT GGCCATATAGAAACCAAAAGTGCCAGCCAGATGTTTGAGCTGATCAAGAAGAATCTGAACCACAGTGAAGCTTATCCCCACCTCCTGTCCATACTGCAGCACTGTCTGATGATACCAT aTAAACATAACAATACAACACTTCAGTACTGGGTGTTATTGGACCGGATTGTTCAGCAGCTGGTTCTGCAGACGGAGAAAGGTGAAAACCCTGATGTCGCGCCGCTGGAGGACTTTAACGTTAAAAATATTGTCTCCAT gCTGGTCAAGGAGAATGAGGTCAAACAATGGAAAGAACAAGCTGATAAAATGAGAAAAG AACATCACAACTTACAGCAGCGCtttgaaaagaaagagagggagtgtgAAGCCAAGAATAAGGAGAAAGAAGACATGATGGCGATGCTGAACAAGATGAAAGACAGGCTGGAAAGAGAAAGCAACGACCACAAGCAAGCTAAACAACAAGTTGCAGAGCTGTCTGCCCGACTCCAGCAGCTAAGCTCAACACAAGATGCACct ACCTCCAGAGTTCCAGGAGGGCCTCCAGTTTTTAGTGGTTCGTTTTCTTCTGGTTCTGttccatccatccctcctcctcctccacctccacctccacctccacctccacctcctgcaataggccccccacccccaccggGAGCACCTCTAGGAATTGTGGAGAAGAAGAATATTCCTCAGCCATCGAACCCACTTAAGTCATTCAACTGGAGCAAGCTGCCTGAG agtaaaATAGAAGGAACCATATGGAAAGGGATTGATGATCTGAATGTATATCGAGTGTTGGACCTTGAAGAGTTCCAGAGGACTTTCTCAGCCTACCAAAAGCCTCAA AAGGACACTGAGGATGACTACATTTTATCTAGGAAAGTCAAGGAGCTGTCAGTGGTTGATGGTCGCCGAGCACAGAACTGTAACATCCTGCTCTCAAG GTTGAAACTGACCAATGAAGAGATCAGTCATGCAATCCTAACAATGGATGAACAGGAGGATCTTCCCAAAGATATGCTGGAGCAG ctcctTAAGTTTGTTCCTGAGAAGAGTGATGTTGAACTGTTAGAAGAGCACAAACATGAGCTGGACCGTATGGCCAAAGCTGACCGCTTCCTGTATGACATGAGCAG AATCAACCACtaccagcagaggctgcagtctCTCTACTTCAAGAAGAAGTTTGCTGAAAGACTGGCTGAGGTCAAACCTAAAATCAAAG CTCTTAGTCTTGCATCTATGGAGGTGGTACAGAGCAGATCACTGCGTCAGCTCCTAGAGCTCGTTCTGGCCTTTGGAAACTACATGAACAAAGGACAGCGAGGAAATGCCTATGGCTTTAAAGTGTCCAGTCTCAACAAGATCGCTGACACTAAGTCGAGCACTGATAA AAACATCACTCTGCTCCATTACATGATCGTTGTCCTAGAAAAGAAGTACCCTAAGGTGGCATCTTTCAGTGAAGAGCTACAGAATGTGCCAGAAGCTTCAAAAGTCAA TATGACAGATTTGGAGAAGGACATCAGCAGTCTGAGATCTGGCCTAAAGAGTATTGAAGCG GAGCTGCAGTACCAGCAGGCTCAGACCTCTCAGGGTCCTGGTGACAAGTTTGTCCCTGTGGTCAGCCAGTTCATCACTATGGCCTCGTTCAGCTTTACTGATGTAGAAGAGTCACTTAGTGAGGCCAAGGAACTG TTTGGAAAGGCACTGAAACACTTTGGAGAAGACTCGTCTAACCTGCAGCCAGATGAGTTCTTTGGAATCTTCGACACTTTCCTCATTTCCTTCTCAGACACTAAAAAGGACAACGAAAACATGGCCAGgcgtaaggaggaggaggaaaagcgGGCTTCAATGGAGGCTACG CTACGGAAAGACAGGGAGAAGGCGAGGAAAGCCAAAGAGAATGAACAAGAGGAGGGTGGGGACTTTGACGACTTGGTGTCTGCTTTGCGGTCTGGAGAGGTGTTTGACAAGGACCTGTCCAAAATGAATCGGAGAAAGCAACGCAAACCCCACTTGTATGACAGCAGCCGGGAGAGACCTGTGTCTAAACTAGAATAG